In the Paraburkholderia acidisoli genome, GCTGCCAGGCGCGCACGAGGCGCATGAGGTCGCGATGCGTTTCGACCTGGAGATCGATCAGGCGCACGTCGTGACCCGCGTCGCGCGCCGCGCCCGCCACGGCTTCGAGGCCCAGCGGCTCGAGCCGCAGAAACACGCGCGTGTACATGAGTCCGCTCGGGTGGACGGCAAGCAATCTCATCGTGCCTCCTCGCGCGCGGGATCGCCGCGCATTCGAGCGAGTCTACGCGCATCGCCTGGGTGGCGCTTTTCGCGCGCAGTGTCGAAATCGGCCCTAAAAACGGTCGATCTAAAAACAACCGAACAGCGAGCCGAGCACGATCACGACGGCGAGCGCGATCAGCGCGCCCGCAATGCTCACGATCACCAGATCGCGATAACTCTCGCGATGCGTCGAGCCGCACACGGCCAGCAGCGTGACCACGGCGCCGTTGTGCGGCAGGCTGTCGAGCGTGCCCGACGACATCACCGCGACGCGATGCAGCAACGCGGGATCGATATGATGCTGGGCCGCGAGCTGCATATAAGTGCCGCCGAGCGCGTCGAGCGCGATCGTCAGGCCGCCCGAGGCCGAGCCCGTGAGGCCCGCGAGCAGATTCGTCGCCACCGCGAGCGAGACGAGCGGGCCGCCGCCGATGCCGAGCACCCAGTCGCGCACGGCCTCGAACGCGGGCAGCGCCGCGATCACCGCGCCGTAGCCGACCAGGCTGCCCACGCTCAGCACGGGCAGCACGGCAGCATTCGCGCCCGCGTCCATGCTTTCGCGCAACGCGCCGAGCCGCGCGCGATTGAGCGCGACCAGCACGACAATGCCCACCGCGAGCGCCACGGACACGCCCCACACGCCCGCCACGGCCGAGAGCGTGGTCGCGCCCCAGCGCGGCTGGGCGAGATACGCGGCGTCCAGGCGCGGAAACACCACGACGTTCATCGCGAAGTTCATCGCCACGACCACGACGAGCGGCGCCAGCGCGACGAACGCCGATGGCGGCGCGACGCCATAGCCCGCCGCTTCGGGCGCGCGCCCGCCGCTGTCGATTTCGGCGGGGTCGAAGGTTTGCGCGACGCTCGCCCGTTCGCGCACGAGCGCCGACTTGCCGCGCGCTTCATAGTCGGCGCCGCCATCGAGCGGCTCCACGAAGCCTTCGCCGTTTTGCTTCGCGGCGGCGGCCGCACGCCCGAGCCACCAGAGGCCGAAGCCCGCCATCACGCCGCTCGCGATCACGCCGAGGCCCGGCGCGGCGAACGGCGTCGTGCCAAAGAACGGCATCGGTATCGCGTTTTGCAGCGCGGGCGTGCCGGGCAGCGCGGACATCGTGAATGTCGCCGTGCCCAGCATGATCGTGGCGGGCATCAGGCGGCGCGGGAGATCGGCGGAACGGAACAGCGCCTGTGCCATGGGGGCGAGCACGAAGAACGCGACGAACAGGCTCACGCCGCCGTACGTCACGAGCGCGCCGCCCATCACCACGGCAACGAGCGCGTGGCGCGTGCCGAGCTTGTCGATCATGAGTTGCGCGACGGCGTCGACGGAACCGCTGTCCTCCATCAGCTTGCCGAACAGCGAGCCGAGCAGAAACAACGGGAAGAACTGCGCGAGAAAGCGGCCGGTGCTGGCCATGAAGGTTTGCGTCCAGTGCGCGAGCACCGGTTCGCCGGACACGAACGCGGCCAGCATGGCGCACACGGGCGCGAGCAGCAGCACGCTCCAGCCGCGATACGCGAGCCACACGAGCAGCGCGAGACTCGCGAGCATGCCCGCGAGGCCGGTGAAGAGCGTGGCGGTGCTCATCGGCATGCGCTCCGGAAGGCGGCGCGCGGCGGTGTCGTGCCGATTAAC is a window encoding:
- a CDS encoding GntP family permease, producing the protein MSTATLFTGLAGMLASLALLVWLAYRGWSVLLLAPVCAMLAAFVSGEPVLAHWTQTFMASTGRFLAQFFPLFLLGSLFGKLMEDSGSVDAVAQLMIDKLGTRHALVAVVMGGALVTYGGVSLFVAFFVLAPMAQALFRSADLPRRLMPATIMLGTATFTMSALPGTPALQNAIPMPFFGTTPFAAPGLGVIASGVMAGFGLWWLGRAAAAAKQNGEGFVEPLDGGADYEARGKSALVRERASVAQTFDPAEIDSGGRAPEAAGYGVAPPSAFVALAPLVVVVAMNFAMNVVVFPRLDAAYLAQPRWGATTLSAVAGVWGVSVALAVGIVVLVALNRARLGALRESMDAGANAAVLPVLSVGSLVGYGAVIAALPAFEAVRDWVLGIGGGPLVSLAVATNLLAGLTGSASGGLTIALDALGGTYMQLAAQHHIDPALLHRVAVMSSGTLDSLPHNGAVVTLLAVCGSTHRESYRDLVIVSIAGALIALAVVIVLGSLFGCF